The sequence below is a genomic window from Novosphingobium sp. KACC 22771.
TGGATCTGCGCGGGAGCGTCCTTGGGCACAAAGCGAAACTCGACCTCGGCCACCGCCCGCCCGCGCCGGATCTCTTTCCACTCCAGATTGTAATGCGCCAGCTGGTCAATCTCGGATTGCGCTACGGTCAGGACTTTGCGCCGCAACTGGGCAAAATCGCCATATTTATCAGGATCAATGCCGAGCGCCGCGCGCAGCCCGAGAATATCCACCCGCCAGATCGGCTGACGACGGTGCAACCGCAATGCGCCTTCCTCATAAAGCTTGAGCGCGTAAGCCGAGCGGAAACCCAGGACAGCCTGACGGTTCATCACCGAATAGGTCTGCGATTCCTGAATGAGGCGGCGCGCATCCGGCGTAAAGCGCCACTCGATCCAGCCGGTTTCCTTGTCGCCCTCCTCGACTTCTTCCCACGAGGATTCGATCAGGCTGAAACGTTTGGTTGCCTTGCGCCCGCGCCACGACCTGTCGTCTTCGGCAAATAGGGTGCGGTGCAATTCCTCAAGCATATCAACGATACGCTCATTGCCCTTATGCCCGCGGCGAATATCGGCCTTGCGCAATTTATGCGACGTGTCGCGCCAGGCATCCCCGCCTGCGGTCAGGATCATCAAAGCGAGCAAACGCGATGCCGTCAGGCTAAGCGACTGTCCCTTGACGAAGCGGACTTCAACCAGTTTACCCGGCTTGGCAAATTCATCGCCGCCCTTGCGCGCCAGTGTCGCAGCCACGCGCATGGCGCGCGCCGAGCCGCCCGCTTCCTCGATGTCATTGTCTTCGACGCCATACGAGCCGGCGCGATGATCCTCGACAATGTCCAGTTGCATTTCCTCAGCCATGAATCGGCGCCCTTGTTTGCCTGATTGATGCCTGACCTGACCAGCCGGGTCAAGTCAGGTCAGATCAGCCCCCAAGAGGACAGGATAGACCCAGGAGCACCACAATAGACTGGAGTAAACCCGTTCTCCGAGTCGCATTCGCCAACAAAGATTGGCGCAAAAGCAACCGGAAATGTTAGATGGAGGGGGGCAAATCATTCAGAGGGGGATAGGCCCCCAAGAAGTCAGGATACCCCATCAGGACAGCCAATCTCCCCCACGAAGACAGGCAATAGCCCCCAGAAGGACAGGCAAACACCCCCAAGCGGTCAGGAATAGTTCGGTAAATCATTGAATTTTAAACGCTTATCTTGTTTGAATCAGGAATCATTAGAATCATGAATCACCACGCCACCGCAAAAGCGGCGACGTGCGTCTATAAAAATGTTTATTATCAATAGAATGGCCGATAAATGACAGGAAATTGCAGGGCTGCAATTTTGGAAAGCCTGCGGACCGACCGAGCCTGCAAACCGAGACGAACCAGATAAGTCACACTGATGATGGTCTAGCGCGAGCATGAAAACGCATCGAATGAGCGCAAAACTGTGGATGTATCAGCAAAATCGCCCCAAAAACGGCAATTCTCCAATAGATCCCGGCGGCAACACGCATTAGCAGGGGCCATCCATTTCACTTGAAGGACTAAAACCATGAACAATAGCGATCTCGCCGACAAGCTGGCTGCCTCGCAGGGCATCACCAAAGCTGACGCGCGCAAGTATGTGGATGCCGTGTTTGCCGCTATCGCCGATGCTGCTGCTGAAGGTGAGGAAGTTTCCCTGAACGGCTTTGGCAAGTTCAAGGTCAAGGAAAGCGCCGCGCGCGAAGGCCGCAACCCAGCCACGGGCGACACCATCCAGATCGCCGCATCGAAGAAGCTGGGCTTCACCGCCGCCAAGGCGGTCAAGGACAAGCTGAACGGCTGACGTCCCAAAGAGGGCAGGGGAGCCAGCTTCCCTGCCTTCGCTTGGTATCTCCCCAAAGAAACATTTTGCTCCACACTTCCTCTACCCCTTCCCGGCATATTTTGCCGAGATTATTGCCGGCAAGATCACCAGCGGCATCCCCACAAAACATCGCTTGGATTGAGGGAAGGTCATCCCCTTCGGGCATCAATCTATGCCGATAAATCCCGTCCCGTCGAACCGAGGCCACATATTCCGCTGGCCCTGACCAGATCGCTGCAGTGCCGCCGCGGACAATCTCGCTGCCAGGCCGCACCAGATAATCCTCTATCGGCAACGGCTCCTTCTACCGGCTTGGTGAGACGGAACATCGGGCCTCTTTGCGCTCTTGAGAGAAACCAGCAAAGAAGGGCAGGGCCGTCTGTCGCTATCCGGTCGCTGACGGAAGAGCCGCAAAGGTATCAGGCCACACAGCTTCCTGAAAAGCAGGCGCCCATCTTATGCAGCAAGGGTATATTCTGATATCTGGTCGCCGCTGCGCGCTTCGCGCCTTCAGCGCGTAGACGAAAACGCCAATCGCAAGCCGAAGGCAAGGAAGAGGCCACCGGTGATCCGGTCAAGCAGCGGCACCGCGCCGGGGCGGCGCAAGAGACCCGAAAGAGGCGCTGTGGCCGCGATCAACATGGCAAACCACACGAATGCCAGCACGACATGCACCGCTGCAAGGAAGAAGGTGTAAGCGGCCACCGATACGCCCGTCGGCACAAATTGAGGCAGAAAGGTGATGTAAAAAACGCCCATCTTGGGGTTCAGCAGATTGGTCAGAAAGCCGCGACGAAAACTATCCTGACCTCGTGGGGGCGTAAAATCTCCGCTCATATCCAGCGCCTCGCGCGGATGGATCAGCAATTGGATGCCAAGCCAAAGCAGATAGGCCGCTCCAGCGAGCTTCACGGCCGCATAGGCCATATGGGAAGCCTGCAGAAGAGCGCCCAGTCCCAGGGATACGGCGGCGCCCCAGATCAGGCAGCCCAGCCCGATCCCGCTTGCCGCCATTGCTGCCGCCCTGCGCCCTTCAAGACCGGCGGTGCGCAGGACCAAAACGGTGTCCAGCCCCGGCGTGATGGTCAGCAGGGCGGCCGAAGCGACAAAGGTGAGGAACAGCGCAAGATGATCCATGCGCCAAG
It includes:
- a CDS encoding replication initiation protein, giving the protein MRVAATLARKGGDEFAKPGKLVEVRFVKGQSLSLTASRLLALMILTAGGDAWRDTSHKLRKADIRRGHKGNERIVDMLEELHRTLFAEDDRSWRGRKATKRFSLIESSWEEVEEGDKETGWIEWRFTPDARRLIQESQTYSVMNRQAVLGFRSAYALKLYEEGALRLHRRQPIWRVDILGLRAALGIDPDKYGDFAQLRRKVLTVAQSEIDQLAHYNLEWKEIRRGRAVAEVEFRFVPKDAPAQIQTVDELERHSSGRKARREGEVDRLAVPTVLAPPAPAISPAAARPKRIAAAPSTPWEKFPDGSLRYGTAEGAFRDVALRYGGGWDMDLIADAYRQQMGDRLGSLRGAKLEKSWRGFCEAFLARRGRP
- a CDS encoding HU family DNA-binding protein — encoded protein: MNNSDLADKLAASQGITKADARKYVDAVFAAIADAAAEGEEVSLNGFGKFKVKESAAREGRNPATGDTIQIAASKKLGFTAAKAVKDKLNG
- a CDS encoding LysE family translocator; amino-acid sequence: MDHLALFLTFVASAALLTITPGLDTVLVLRTAGLEGRRAAAMAASGIGLGCLIWGAAVSLGLGALLQASHMAYAAVKLAGAAYLLWLGIQLLIHPREALDMSGDFTPPRGQDSFRRGFLTNLLNPKMGVFYITFLPQFVPTGVSVAAYTFFLAAVHVVLAFVWFAMLIAATAPLSGLLRRPGAVPLLDRITGGLFLAFGLRLAFSSTR